The following coding sequences are from one Tachysurus vachellii isolate PV-2020 chromosome 7, HZAU_Pvac_v1, whole genome shotgun sequence window:
- the elavl1a gene encoding ELAV-like protein 1a isoform X2: MAVRRGHVRYLKEVYEMSNGYEDHMVEEAKDAKTNLIVNYLPQNMSQEELRSLFSSIGEVESAKLIRDKVAGHSLGYGFVNYVNPNDAERAISTLNGLRLQSKTIKVSYARPSSDSIKDANLYISGLPKNMTQKDVEDMFTRYGRIINSRVLVDQTSGLSRGVAFIRFDRRSEAEDAVKELNGQKPAGAAEPITVKFAANPNQIKNTQIIPQVYQTQSRRFGGPVHHQAQRFRFSPMGVDHMSGLSGANMGGSTQTGWCIFIYNLGPDADEGILWQMFGPFGAVTNVKVIRDFNTNKCKGFGFVTMTNYEEAAVAIASLNGYRLGDKILQVSFKTSKTHK, from the exons gAGGTGTACGAAATGTCGAACGGTTATGAAGATCACATGGTGGAGGAGGCGAAGGACGCCAAGACGAACCTGATCGTAAACTATTTGCCTCAGAACATGTCTCAGGAGGAGCTGCGCAGTCTGTTCAGCAGCATCGGCGAGGTGGAGAGCGCTAAGCTCATTCGAGATAAAGTTGCCG GCCACAGTTTAGGGTACGGCTTTGTTAACTATGTAAACCCTAATGATGCAGAAAGAGCAATCAGTACTCTGAATGGCCTGAGGCTACAGTCTAAAACCATCAAG GTGTCGTACGCACGGCCGAGCTCAGACTCCATCAAAGACGCCAATCTGTACATCAGCGGCCTTCCTAAGAACATGACGCAGAAGGACGTGGAGGACATGTTTACACGCTACGGACGCATCATCAACTCGCGTGTGCTCGTCGATCAGACTTCAG GTCTTTCCCGTGGGGTTGCTTTTATACGCTTTGACAGGCGCTCTGAGGCAGAAGACGCCGTCAAAGAGCTGAATGGACAGAAACCCGCCGGTGCAGCTGAACCCATCACCGTCAAATTTGCTGCGAATCCTaatcagattaaaaacacacagataatcCCTCAGGTCTATCAGACACAGTCTCGCCGTTTCGGAGGACCTGTACACCACCAGGCCCAGAGattcag gTTCTCCCCAATGGGTGTGGACCACATGAGCGGTCTTTCGGGGGCGAACATGGGCGGGAGCACACAGACCGGCTGGTGCATCTTCATCTATAATCTGGGTCCGGACGCAGATGAGGGAATCCTGTGGCAGATGTTTGGTCCTTTTGGTGCCGTCACCAACGTCAAAGTGATCCGAGACTTCAACACCAACAAGTGCAAAGGCTTCGGCTTCGTCACCATGACCAACTACGAGGAGGCGGCCGTGGCTATCGCTAGCCTCAACGGCTACAGACTGGGGGACAAGATACTGCAGGTGTCTTTCAAAACCAGCAAGACACACAAGTAG
- the elavl1a gene encoding ELAV-like protein 1a isoform X3: MTQKDVEDMFTRYGRIINSRVLVDQTSGLSRGVAFIRFDRRSEAEDAVKELNGQKPAGAAEPITVKFAANPNQIKNTQIIPQVYQTQSRRFGGPVHHQAQRFRFSPMGVDHMSGLSGANMGGSTQTGWCIFIYNLGPDADEGILWQMFGPFGAVTNVKVIRDFNTNKCKGFGFVTMTNYEEAAVAIASLNGYRLGDKILQVSFKTSKTHK, from the exons ATGACGCAGAAGGACGTGGAGGACATGTTTACACGCTACGGACGCATCATCAACTCGCGTGTGCTCGTCGATCAGACTTCAG GTCTTTCCCGTGGGGTTGCTTTTATACGCTTTGACAGGCGCTCTGAGGCAGAAGACGCCGTCAAAGAGCTGAATGGACAGAAACCCGCCGGTGCAGCTGAACCCATCACCGTCAAATTTGCTGCGAATCCTaatcagattaaaaacacacagataatcCCTCAGGTCTATCAGACACAGTCTCGCCGTTTCGGAGGACCTGTACACCACCAGGCCCAGAGattcag gTTCTCCCCAATGGGTGTGGACCACATGAGCGGTCTTTCGGGGGCGAACATGGGCGGGAGCACACAGACCGGCTGGTGCATCTTCATCTATAATCTGGGTCCGGACGCAGATGAGGGAATCCTGTGGCAGATGTTTGGTCCTTTTGGTGCCGTCACCAACGTCAAAGTGATCCGAGACTTCAACACCAACAAGTGCAAAGGCTTCGGCTTCGTCACCATGACCAACTACGAGGAGGCGGCCGTGGCTATCGCTAGCCTCAACGGCTACAGACTGGGGGACAAGATACTGCAGGTGTCTTTCAAAACCAGCAAGACACACAAGTAG